One region of Xylanimonas ulmi genomic DNA includes:
- a CDS encoding YceI family protein, with the protein MATPLPAGLTAGAYAIDPSHSTASFTVRHAGIAKVRGTIAITSGVVTVGEDLESSSVTAELDAASVSTGDANRDGHLKSADFWHAEERPTWTFTSTSVKADGGDFVIVGDLTINGVTQTVELETEFTGTATDPFGNARAAFESELEISRADYGLTWNAALETGGFLVADKVKIALDISTIKQS; encoded by the coding sequence ATGGCCACGCCGCTGCCCGCCGGCCTCACCGCCGGCGCCTACGCCATCGACCCGTCCCACTCGACCGCCTCGTTCACCGTCCGCCACGCGGGCATCGCCAAGGTGCGCGGCACGATCGCGATCACCTCGGGCGTCGTGACCGTCGGCGAGGACCTCGAGTCGTCGTCGGTCACCGCCGAGCTCGACGCCGCGTCGGTCAGCACCGGTGACGCCAACCGCGACGGCCACCTCAAGAGCGCGGACTTCTGGCACGCCGAGGAGCGCCCGACCTGGACCTTCACCTCGACGTCCGTCAAGGCCGACGGCGGCGACTTCGTCATCGTGGGCGACCTGACGATCAACGGTGTGACCCAGACCGTTGAGCTCGAGACCGAGTTCACCGGCACCGCGACCGACCCGTTCGGCAACGCCCGCGCGGCCTTCGAGTCCGAGCTGGAGATCTCGCGCGCCGACTACGGCCTGACCTGGAACGCGGCACTCGAGACGGGCGGCTTCCTGGTGGCCGACAAGGTCAAGATCGCGCTCGACATCTCGACGATCAAGCAGTCCTGA
- a CDS encoding MarR family winged helix-turn-helix transcriptional regulator encodes MVDWLTDEQQRSWRSYLEGTARFVDALAHAHDADSPLSLGEYHLMVQLSEQPHRTLRMSALAEGLALSRSRLTHTVDRMERRGLVERHAVPGDRRGVNCVMTEAGWAMLVRAAPHHVAAVRRLMIDVLTPEELSVLGRAMAKVAQEAKSATA; translated from the coding sequence ATGGTGGACTGGCTCACTGACGAGCAACAGCGATCGTGGCGCTCATATCTCGAAGGCACTGCCCGGTTCGTCGACGCGCTCGCCCACGCGCACGACGCCGACAGCCCGCTCAGCCTCGGCGAGTACCACCTCATGGTCCAGCTCTCGGAGCAGCCCCATCGCACCCTGCGCATGTCGGCCCTCGCCGAGGGCCTCGCGCTGTCGCGCAGCCGCCTGACCCACACGGTCGACCGCATGGAGCGGCGCGGGCTCGTCGAGCGTCACGCCGTGCCCGGCGACCGGCGCGGGGTCAACTGCGTCATGACCGAGGCGGGCTGGGCGATGCTCGTTCGGGCGGCGCCCCACCACGTGGCCGCGGTGCGCCGCCTGATGATCGACGTCCTGACACCTGAGGAGCTCTCGGTGCTCGGCCGCGCGATGGCCAAGGTGGCTCAGGAGGCCAAGAGCGCGACCGCGTGA
- a CDS encoding histidine phosphatase family protein: MVTTTVHLLRHGEVHNPGRVLYGRLPGYHLSERGHEMARVVARALTDQGRDVVGLVASPLQRAQETAAPIAQAFGLVTGTDERLIEAGNRFEGTSVGSQPWRLLNPRWWPALRNPRLPSWGEPYREQADRMQAAVQDARIAHAGHEVVLVSHQLPIWVTRLAYEGARLWHDPRHRQCTLASLTSLHFADDVLAGIEYTEPARRLSASLSKGAWSVK; encoded by the coding sequence ATGGTGACCACGACTGTCCACCTTCTGCGCCATGGCGAGGTGCACAACCCTGGTCGCGTGCTATACGGGCGACTGCCGGGCTACCACCTGTCCGAGCGCGGCCACGAGATGGCCCGCGTCGTCGCCCGCGCGCTGACCGACCAGGGGCGCGACGTCGTCGGACTGGTCGCCTCACCGCTGCAACGCGCACAGGAGACGGCCGCGCCCATCGCGCAGGCCTTCGGGCTGGTCACGGGCACCGACGAGCGGCTCATCGAGGCCGGCAACCGATTCGAGGGCACCAGCGTCGGATCGCAGCCTTGGCGGCTGCTCAACCCGCGGTGGTGGCCGGCGTTGCGCAACCCGCGGCTCCCGTCGTGGGGCGAGCCCTACCGCGAGCAGGCCGACCGCATGCAGGCCGCCGTCCAGGACGCGCGCATCGCGCACGCCGGCCACGAGGTCGTGCTCGTCAGCCACCAACTGCCCATCTGGGTCACGCGCCTGGCCTACGAGGGCGCGCGCCTGTGGCACGACCCGCGTCACCGCCAGTGCACGCTCGCGTCACTGACCAGCCTCCACTTCGCCGACGACGTGCTCGCCGGCATCGAGTACACCGAGCCCGCGCGGCGCCTGTCGGCCTCCCTGAGCAAGGGCGCGTGGTCGGTCAAGTGA
- a CDS encoding TlpA family protein disulfide reductase, with the protein MRRAHNPSPAAAAAVLVALLALAGCAQSSGAGDVVGQGFVSGDGSVRQWDADDRGDPVTIEGADFDGQPVSTTDWAGDVVVVNTWYAGCAPCRAEAPGLVELATERAADGVRVLGINTQDDAGAAQAFERTFAVPYPSIADASGQVIARLSGVVALQAVPTTVVLDAEHRVAARVIGKADPSTLQALVDDVLSGADAVDD; encoded by the coding sequence GTGAGGCGCGCGCACAACCCGTCCCCGGCGGCCGCGGCCGCAGTCCTGGTCGCCCTGCTCGCACTGGCGGGGTGCGCGCAGTCCTCAGGGGCCGGCGACGTCGTCGGGCAGGGCTTCGTCTCAGGCGACGGGTCGGTGCGCCAGTGGGATGCCGACGACCGCGGCGACCCGGTGACCATCGAGGGCGCCGACTTCGACGGCCAGCCGGTCAGCACCACCGACTGGGCCGGCGACGTCGTCGTCGTCAACACCTGGTACGCCGGGTGCGCGCCGTGCCGCGCCGAGGCGCCCGGCCTCGTCGAGCTCGCGACCGAGCGCGCCGCCGACGGCGTGCGCGTGCTCGGCATCAACACGCAGGACGACGCCGGCGCCGCGCAGGCGTTCGAGCGCACCTTCGCGGTGCCCTACCCCTCCATCGCCGACGCCAGCGGGCAGGTCATCGCCCGGCTCTCGGGCGTCGTCGCGCTGCAGGCCGTGCCCACGACCGTAGTGCTCGACGCCGAGCACCGCGTCGCCGCGCGCGTCATCGGCAAGGCCGACCCCTCGACGCTCCAGGCGCTCGTCGACGACGTCCTGTCCGGCGCGGACGCTGTGGACGACTGA
- a CDS encoding cytochrome c biogenesis CcdA family protein codes for MGNAFATTAFSGSMLLAVPVAILAGLVSFASPCVLPLVPGYVGYVSGMAAAGAGAAGGRTTPERGRVLAGVGLFVAGFTAVFVALMAAAGAVGAHLVRWEDTLQRVLGVVVILMGLAFLGGIPFLQRERRLRLSPRAGLWGAPLLGVVFGLGWTPCIGPTLGAVQALALDQASASRGVALGVAYCLGLGVPFLLVALGLQSSQRMLAFLRRRRLAIMRVGGGLLVLIGLALVTGVWGAITRALQGWVSGWETVV; via the coding sequence ATGGGCAACGCGTTCGCCACGACCGCGTTCTCCGGGTCGATGCTGCTGGCCGTCCCGGTCGCGATCCTCGCCGGGCTGGTGTCGTTCGCGTCGCCGTGCGTGCTGCCGCTCGTGCCCGGGTACGTGGGGTACGTCAGCGGCATGGCCGCGGCCGGCGCGGGCGCGGCAGGCGGTCGCACGACGCCGGAGCGCGGGCGCGTGCTCGCGGGCGTCGGGCTGTTCGTGGCGGGGTTCACCGCGGTCTTCGTCGCGCTCATGGCCGCCGCGGGCGCCGTCGGGGCGCACCTGGTGCGCTGGGAGGACACGCTGCAGCGGGTGCTGGGCGTCGTCGTCATCCTCATGGGGCTCGCGTTCCTCGGCGGCATCCCGTTCCTGCAGCGCGAGCGACGGCTGCGCCTGAGCCCGCGCGCCGGACTGTGGGGGGCGCCGCTGCTGGGCGTCGTCTTCGGCCTGGGGTGGACCCCCTGCATCGGGCCGACGCTCGGCGCGGTCCAGGCGCTCGCACTCGACCAGGCGTCGGCGTCGCGCGGCGTCGCGCTCGGCGTCGCCTACTGCCTGGGGCTGGGCGTGCCGTTCCTGCTGGTCGCGCTGGGGCTCCAGAGCTCGCAGCGCATGCTCGCCTTCCTGCGGCGGCGACGGCTGGCCATCATGCGCGTGGGCGGCGGCCTGCTGGTGCTCATCGGGCTCGCGCTCGTCACGGGTGTGTGGGGCGCGATCACACGCGCGCTGCAGGGCTGGGTCAGCGGCTGGGAGACGGTGGTCTAG
- the resB gene encoding cytochrome c biogenesis protein ResB, protein MSERKVYRPEGIADAFVEATPSVEATPSAGPTPSAGPTPSAGPTPGVEPVETPAPAETRAPTLPTLGVVGWLRWTWRQLTSMRVALLLLMLLAVAAVPGSILPQRGPNPDKVLQYLGEHPTSGRWLDRLGLFDAYTSPWFSAIYLLLFVSLVGCILPRAAQHARNLRGRPPRTPARFTRFPAQASGLTTAAPDDVVAAVAARLRRGRTFRVDVGAEPANTARPAARTIAAERGYLRETGNLLFHVALLGLLVSIALGQLFHYRGQAIVTEGRGFANAVVDYDTFSQGAWFRASELSPFSLTLDSFTSQFASDTVAFAQARDFTAHVTVTGADGSSTERTTIKVNHPLTIDGAKVYLQGNGFAPEVTVKDATGAVAFSGRVPFIPQDTMYTSRGVIKVPDVSEGLDQIGLTGYFLPTAVVDDSGNARSVFPQPENPMLVLQVWTGDLGLDGGVPQNVYKLDTASMTAATDADGQRAQLIVQPGQTVDLPDGLGTITLGAQVPRYVALDLRYDPSLAWVLGFALLALAGLGVSLFTPRRRVWLRAWTVPDAAGPSGGLTRVELAGLARGDDSGLQAEVERALAAAPGLLDEVRHNESAADGGRVRPGHDPGEPGAPGHDPGETTEPDRASAHATNDQEDLR, encoded by the coding sequence GTGAGCGAGCGCAAGGTGTACCGGCCCGAGGGCATCGCGGACGCGTTCGTCGAGGCCACACCGTCGGTCGAGGCCACACCGTCGGCCGGGCCCACACCGTCGGCCGGGCCCACACCGTCGGCCGGGCCCACACCGGGGGTCGAGCCTGTCGAGACCCCCGCGCCGGCCGAGACCCGCGCGCCCACGCTGCCCACCCTCGGCGTCGTCGGCTGGCTGCGCTGGACCTGGCGCCAGCTCACCTCGATGCGTGTGGCCCTGCTGCTGCTCATGCTGCTCGCCGTGGCCGCCGTGCCCGGCTCGATCCTGCCGCAACGCGGCCCCAACCCCGACAAGGTGCTGCAGTACCTGGGCGAGCACCCCACGAGCGGCCGCTGGCTCGACCGGCTCGGGCTCTTCGACGCCTACACCTCGCCGTGGTTCAGCGCGATCTACCTGCTGCTGTTCGTCTCGCTGGTCGGGTGCATCCTGCCGCGCGCCGCGCAGCACGCGCGCAATCTGCGCGGCCGCCCGCCGCGCACCCCCGCGCGCTTCACCCGGTTCCCGGCACAGGCCTCGGGCCTGACGACCGCCGCGCCCGACGACGTCGTCGCCGCCGTCGCGGCGCGGCTGCGGCGCGGGCGGACCTTCCGCGTCGACGTCGGCGCCGAGCCCGCCAACACGGCGCGGCCCGCGGCCCGCACGATCGCGGCCGAGCGCGGCTACCTGCGCGAGACCGGCAACCTCCTGTTCCACGTCGCGCTGCTGGGGCTGCTGGTCTCGATCGCGCTCGGACAGCTCTTCCACTACCGCGGCCAGGCGATCGTCACTGAGGGGCGCGGGTTCGCGAACGCCGTCGTCGACTACGACACGTTCTCGCAGGGCGCGTGGTTCCGCGCCAGCGAGCTGAGCCCGTTCTCGCTCACGCTCGACTCGTTCACCTCGCAGTTCGCCTCCGACACGGTCGCGTTCGCCCAGGCGCGCGACTTCACCGCCCACGTCACGGTCACCGGCGCCGACGGCTCCTCGACCGAGCGCACGACCATCAAGGTCAACCACCCGCTGACGATCGACGGCGCCAAGGTCTACCTGCAGGGCAACGGGTTCGCGCCCGAGGTCACCGTCAAGGACGCCACCGGCGCCGTCGCGTTCTCGGGCCGGGTGCCGTTCATCCCGCAGGACACCATGTACACCTCGCGCGGCGTCATCAAGGTGCCTGACGTCAGCGAGGGCCTCGACCAGATCGGCCTGACGGGCTACTTCCTGCCCACCGCCGTCGTCGACGACTCGGGCAACGCGCGCTCGGTGTTCCCGCAGCCGGAGAACCCGATGCTCGTGCTCCAGGTGTGGACCGGCGACCTGGGGCTCGACGGCGGCGTGCCGCAGAACGTCTACAAGCTCGACACCGCGTCGATGACCGCCGCGACCGACGCCGACGGGCAGCGCGCGCAGCTCATCGTCCAGCCCGGTCAGACCGTCGACCTGCCCGACGGGCTCGGCACCATCACGCTCGGCGCGCAGGTGCCGCGCTACGTCGCGCTCGACCTGCGCTACGACCCGTCGCTCGCGTGGGTGCTGGGCTTCGCGCTGCTGGCGCTCGCCGGGCTCGGGGTCTCGCTGTTCACCCCGCGCCGCCGGGTGTGGCTGCGCGCGTGGACCGTGCCCGACGCCGCCGGCCCGTCCGGCGGGCTCACACGCGTCGAGCTCGCGGGCCTGGCCCGAGGCGACGACTCGGGGCTGCAGGCCGAGGTCGAGCGCGCGCTGGCCGCGGCGCCGGGGCTGCTCGACGAGGTGCGCCACAATGAGAGCGCGGCCGACGGCGGGCGCGTCCGGCCGGGCCACGACCCGGGAGAGCCGGGAGCGCCGGGGCACGACCCGGGCGAGACGACGGAGCCCGACCGCGCGAGCGCGCACGCCACGAACGACCAGGAGGACCTGCGATGA
- the ccsB gene encoding c-type cytochrome biogenesis protein CcsB → MTAEQLGSLSELLVWAALASLTIALVSFAVDLARRTDRRVERRVRAGVPALAGTAARGAAVGRTASSGTASLGTASSNTAAGTAAAPAGEHGRAAGIAMSTTVLGTALLAAAIVTRGLAAGRTPWANMYEFTLVGSFVALAVFLVVNTRRDVRFLGAFVTGLAAVFLTLGLNVFYVAAMGVQPALQSYWLVLHVGVAITATGVFTVAFVASALQLLRTARDGGARWATGWRWLDRVPTPTSLEALSFRLNAIGFVLWTFTIIGGAIWAEHAWGRYWGWDPKEVWSFVIWVVYAGYLHARTTRGWSGSRAAWFVVVGYACVLFNFTGVNLIFNGLHSYSGL, encoded by the coding sequence ATGACCGCCGAGCAACTGGGGAGCCTGAGCGAGCTGCTCGTCTGGGCGGCGCTCGCGTCGCTGACGATCGCGCTCGTGTCGTTCGCCGTGGACCTCGCGCGGCGCACCGACCGGCGCGTCGAGCGGCGCGTGCGCGCGGGCGTTCCGGCGCTCGCGGGCACGGCGGCGCGCGGGGCCGCGGTGGGCCGGACGGCGTCGTCGGGCACCGCATCGTTGGGCACAGCGTCGTCGAACACTGCGGCGGGGACCGCGGCCGCCCCGGCCGGCGAGCATGGCCGGGCCGCGGGCATCGCCATGTCGACGACGGTGCTCGGCACGGCCCTGCTGGCCGCCGCGATCGTGACGCGCGGCCTGGCCGCGGGGCGCACGCCGTGGGCCAATATGTACGAGTTCACGCTGGTGGGGTCGTTCGTCGCGCTCGCCGTGTTCCTCGTCGTCAACACCCGCCGCGACGTGCGGTTCCTCGGGGCGTTCGTGACCGGGCTGGCGGCGGTGTTCCTGACGCTGGGGCTCAACGTCTTCTACGTCGCGGCCATGGGCGTGCAGCCCGCGCTGCAGTCGTACTGGCTGGTGCTGCACGTGGGGGTCGCGATCACGGCGACCGGGGTGTTCACGGTCGCGTTCGTCGCCTCGGCCCTGCAGCTCCTGCGCACGGCGCGCGACGGCGGGGCCCGCTGGGCCACCGGCTGGCGCTGGCTCGACCGGGTGCCCACGCCGACGTCGCTGGAGGCCCTGAGCTTCCGGCTCAACGCCATCGGGTTCGTGCTGTGGACGTTCACGATCATCGGCGGCGCCATCTGGGCGGAGCACGCCTGGGGCCGCTACTGGGGCTGGGACCCCAAGGAGGTCTGGTCGTTCGTCATCTGGGTCGTGTACGCGGGCTACCTGCACGCGCGCACCACGCGCGGGTGGTCGGGCTCACGCGCGGCCTGGTTCGTGGTGGTCGGCTACGCCTGCGTCCTGTTCAACTTCACGGGCGTCAACCTCATCTTCAACGGCCTCCACTCCTACTCCGGCCTCTAA
- a CDS encoding PLD nuclease N-terminal domain-containing protein, which translates to MPRVVLTLAVVGLVVYALADLAGARRDETGGLPKWLWAVVILALPALGALVWIVMRRSTPRAPRRGARPIAPDDDPDFLRRLGNDHHQDPT; encoded by the coding sequence ATGCCTCGCGTCGTGCTCACCCTGGCCGTCGTCGGTTTGGTCGTCTACGCGCTCGCCGACCTGGCGGGCGCGCGCCGTGACGAGACGGGCGGGCTGCCGAAGTGGTTGTGGGCCGTCGTCATCCTCGCGCTGCCCGCCCTGGGCGCGCTCGTCTGGATCGTCATGCGCCGATCGACGCCGCGCGCCCCACGGCGCGGCGCCCGCCCGATCGCCCCCGACGACGACCCCGACTTCCTCCGCCGCCTCGGCAACGACCACCACCAAGACCCCACCTAA
- a CDS encoding DUF4229 domain-containing protein, with product MPFLLYSLYRVVVLLAAFGLLLLLGAHPVVAGVLAILIASAVAYLFLRRQRDAATAWLAARAQARKERRAPGRFARAVAQDEAAEDAADDAS from the coding sequence GTGCCCTTTCTCCTGTACTCGCTCTACCGCGTCGTCGTGCTCCTGGCCGCGTTCGGGCTGCTGCTTCTGCTCGGCGCGCACCCGGTGGTCGCCGGCGTGCTCGCCATCCTGATCGCCTCGGCCGTCGCGTACCTGTTCCTTCGGCGCCAGCGCGACGCCGCGACGGCGTGGCTCGCCGCGCGCGCCCAGGCGCGCAAGGAGCGCCGCGCTCCGGGGCGTTTCGCCCGCGCCGTCGCCCAGGACGAGGCCGCCGAGGACGCCGCCGACGACGCGAGCTGA
- a CDS encoding 1,4-dihydroxy-2-naphthoate polyprenyltransferase: MATPAEWIAGARPRTLPAATAPVLIGSAAAGQVGAFSFGRALLALGVALALQVGVNYANDYSDGVRGTDVDRVGPLRLTASGLARPGHVKAAAFAAFGVASALGLALTWLSGHWWLLAVGAACVAAAWYYTGGRRPYGYAGLGEVGVFVFFGLVATLGTTFTQANRLTGPSVLGAVGVGIVACALLMVNNLRDIPTDALSGKRTLAVRLGDARARKAYVAGIWLPILLGLACALWTPWALIVVLLAGPALLLSLPVLAGARGKLLVPVLAGTGMYELAFGVLLALGLALGS; encoded by the coding sequence ATGGCCACGCCCGCCGAGTGGATCGCCGGCGCCCGACCGCGCACCCTTCCCGCAGCCACGGCCCCCGTGCTGATCGGCTCGGCGGCGGCCGGGCAGGTCGGAGCCTTCTCGTTCGGGCGGGCGCTGCTCGCGCTCGGCGTCGCGCTCGCGCTCCAGGTGGGCGTCAACTACGCCAACGACTACTCGGACGGGGTGCGCGGCACCGACGTCGACCGCGTCGGACCGCTGCGGTTGACGGCCTCGGGCCTGGCCCGGCCGGGGCACGTCAAGGCGGCCGCGTTCGCGGCGTTCGGCGTCGCCAGCGCGCTCGGCCTGGCGCTCACCTGGCTCTCGGGCCACTGGTGGCTGCTGGCCGTCGGCGCCGCGTGCGTGGCGGCCGCCTGGTACTACACGGGCGGACGGCGCCCCTACGGGTACGCCGGACTCGGCGAGGTCGGCGTCTTCGTGTTCTTCGGGCTCGTGGCCACACTCGGCACCACCTTCACACAGGCCAATCGGCTCACCGGGCCGTCGGTGCTGGGCGCCGTCGGCGTCGGGATCGTGGCGTGTGCGCTGCTCATGGTCAACAACCTGCGCGACATCCCCACCGACGCGCTCTCCGGCAAGCGCACCCTCGCCGTCCGCCTGGGCGACGCACGCGCCCGGAAGGCCTACGTCGCGGGGATCTGGCTGCCGATCCTGCTCGGGCTGGCGTGCGCGCTGTGGACGCCGTGGGCGCTGATCGTGGTGCTGCTCGCCGGCCCAGCGCTGCTGCTGTCGCTGCCGGTGCTCGCCGGCGCACGCGGCAAGCTCCTGGTGCCGGTGCTCGCCGGCACGGGCATGTACGAGCTGGCGTTCGGCGTGCTGCTCGCGCTGGGCCTGGCCCTCGGGAGCTGA
- a CDS encoding AMP-binding protein has protein sequence MDHTLPDDVDGLARRLRAALDGGPAVSPLPRLRADAPPAGTALVVRTSGSTGAPREVALTAAALRASATATHDRLGGPGRWVLTLPATHIAGLQVLVRAALAADEGVPDPLVAAEPGAHFTPDGLAALLRPALADGVGVHISLVPTQLHRVLAAADDGAGAGLDALSRCASVLVGGAATAPALFARSRAAGVPVVRTYGMSETAGGCVYDGVPLAGVRLRLTAPTGSGAAHNLGRPVGAGGALGNVGADAVSPVSPVGVVGVVEIAGPTLALGYLGDPDATAEAFRADACGPEAGTRWFRTSDLGSLAATATPDRAARDESARGGDGSPAGDPTEAVVLSVLGRADDVVVTGGVNVAPATVEAALADLAPAALGLPAVEPCVVGVPDDEWGQALVAVVAAPGRDERLVAVDADALARVRAAVAARLGAPSAPRRVYVTGALPLRGPGKVDRRAVARAAEAAGH, from the coding sequence GTGGATCACACCCTCCCTGACGACGTCGACGGCCTCGCGCGGCGGCTGCGCGCGGCGCTCGACGGCGGCCCCGCCGTCTCCCCGCTGCCCCGCCTGCGCGCGGACGCCCCGCCTGCGGGCACGGCCCTGGTCGTGCGGACCTCGGGCTCGACGGGCGCCCCGCGCGAGGTTGCGCTGACCGCGGCGGCCCTGCGCGCGTCGGCGACGGCGACGCACGATCGGCTCGGCGGGCCGGGGCGGTGGGTCCTCACGCTCCCGGCGACCCACATCGCGGGGCTGCAGGTGCTCGTGCGCGCCGCGCTGGCCGCCGACGAGGGAGTTCCCGACCCGTTGGTCGCCGCCGAGCCGGGCGCGCACTTCACCCCCGACGGGCTCGCCGCACTGCTGCGCCCCGCGCTCGCCGACGGCGTCGGCGTGCACATCTCGCTCGTGCCCACGCAGTTGCACCGCGTGCTCGCGGCGGCCGACGACGGCGCGGGCGCGGGTCTCGACGCCCTGTCCCGCTGCGCGTCGGTGCTGGTGGGTGGGGCGGCGACCGCCCCGGCCCTGTTCGCGCGCTCGCGCGCCGCGGGGGTGCCCGTGGTGCGCACCTACGGCATGTCGGAGACCGCGGGCGGGTGCGTGTACGACGGCGTGCCGCTGGCGGGTGTACGGCTGCGGCTCACCGCGCCCACGGGCTCGGGCGCCGCGCACAACCTCGGTAGGCCGGTCGGCGCGGGCGGGGCGCTCGGCAACGTGGGCGCCGACGCGGTCAGCCCGGTCAGCCCGGTCGGCGTGGTCGGCGTGGTCGAGATCGCGGGGCCGACGCTCGCCCTCGGGTACCTCGGCGACCCCGACGCGACCGCCGAGGCGTTCCGCGCCGACGCCTGCGGACCCGAGGCCGGAACGCGCTGGTTCCGCACCTCCGACCTGGGCAGCCTGGCCGCCACCGCGACGCCTGACCGCGCCGCGCGCGACGAGAGCGCGCGCGGCGGCGACGGCTCCCCTGCCGGCGACCCGACCGAGGCCGTCGTGCTGTCCGTGCTCGGCCGCGCCGACGACGTCGTCGTGACCGGCGGCGTCAACGTGGCGCCCGCGACCGTCGAGGCGGCGCTGGCGGACCTCGCCCCGGCGGCGCTCGGGCTGCCCGCCGTCGAGCCGTGTGTCGTCGGGGTCCCCGACGACGAGTGGGGGCAGGCGCTCGTCGCCGTCGTCGCGGCGCCGGGCCGCGACGAGCGCCTGGTCGCCGTCGACGCCGACGCGCTCGCGCGGGTGCGCGCCGCCGTCGCGGCTAGGCTGGGTGCGCCGTCGGCCCCCCGGCGGGTCTACGTCACCGGCGCCCTGCCGTTGCGCGGTCCCGGCAAGGTCGACCGCCGGGCCGTGGCCCGCGCGGCCGAGGCCGCCGGCCACTAG
- a CDS encoding DUF3048 domain-containing protein encodes MRRALAAVGVMTLSLALVACGADQPGEVTTTVSPDVSVPKGAPPEPVVPIVWPLTGVATAEVAQRPALAIKVENAREARPLTGLEYADTVWEQTVEGGITRFVAVFHSQIPDVVEPVRSVRPMDAGIVAPLGGILAFSGGQQGFIAEVRAAGVQTVIMDSGDAGFRRDRSRRAPHNVVGTPQTFLDQAAADRAAPPPAQFAFAQEAGGSSVAKAGSPAARLDVTFSRVQRTVWDWDAESSTWLRSDGETAAVSAAGARLSARNVVTLQVRLVDTGTVDPSGAPVPETLMVDSGEGLVAGAGKTIPVRWSKESTAAPLVLTTPEGNPVTLEPGTTWVELVPGTTGSWSVS; translated from the coding sequence ATGAGGCGAGCTCTCGCCGCCGTAGGTGTGATGACGCTCTCGCTCGCGCTCGTGGCCTGCGGCGCGGACCAACCAGGCGAGGTGACGACGACGGTCTCGCCCGACGTCAGCGTGCCCAAGGGCGCCCCACCCGAGCCGGTCGTGCCGATCGTGTGGCCGCTCACCGGCGTGGCGACCGCCGAGGTCGCGCAGCGGCCGGCGCTCGCGATCAAGGTCGAGAACGCGCGAGAGGCCCGGCCGCTGACGGGCCTGGAGTACGCCGACACGGTCTGGGAGCAGACGGTCGAGGGCGGGATCACGCGGTTTGTCGCGGTGTTCCACTCGCAGATTCCCGACGTCGTCGAACCCGTGCGCTCGGTGCGGCCGATGGACGCGGGCATCGTGGCGCCGCTCGGCGGGATCCTGGCCTTCTCCGGCGGTCAGCAGGGCTTCATCGCCGAGGTGCGGGCTGCCGGGGTGCAGACGGTCATCATGGACTCGGGCGACGCCGGGTTCCGACGCGACAGGTCGCGCAGGGCGCCCCACAACGTCGTCGGGACGCCGCAGACCTTCCTCGACCAGGCGGCCGCGGATCGCGCCGCACCCCCGCCCGCGCAGTTCGCGTTCGCCCAGGAGGCCGGCGGGTCGAGCGTGGCCAAGGCGGGCTCGCCGGCCGCGCGGCTCGACGTCACGTTCTCCCGCGTGCAGCGCACCGTGTGGGACTGGGACGCCGAGTCCAGCACATGGCTGCGCAGCGACGGTGAGACGGCGGCGGTGTCGGCGGCCGGGGCTCGGCTCTCGGCGCGCAACGTCGTGACGCTCCAGGTGCGGCTCGTGGACACGGGCACGGTCGACCCGTCGGGGGCGCCGGTGCCCGAGACGCTCATGGTCGACTCGGGTGAGGGGCTGGTGGCGGGCGCCGGCAAGACGATCCCCGTGCGCTGGTCCAAGGAGTCGACCGCCGCGCCGCTGGTGCTGACCACCCCGGAGGGGAACCCGGTGACGCTGGAGCCGGGCACGACCTGGGTCGAGCTGGTGCCGGGGACGACCGGGAGCTGGAGCGTGTCCTGA